In the genome of Carassius carassius chromosome 47, fCarCar2.1, whole genome shotgun sequence, one region contains:
- the LOC132130145 gene encoding small ribosomal subunit protein uS12m-like has translation MAFLGSLKPVLLSVLNASHSVPFWSGPVFSRTMATLNQMHRKGRPPPPRPKISATYGHPQLKAVVLKTMIRKPKKPNSANRKCARVRLSNGQEAVAYIPGEGHNLQEHNVVLIQGGRTQDLPGVKITVVRGKYDCAHVVKKKQ, from the exons ATGGCATTTCTTGGAAGCCTAAAACCAGTGCTGTTGTCTGTTTTGAATG CGTCGCACTCTGTACCTTTCTGGTCTGGACCGGTGTTCAGCAGGACCATGGCCACTCTCAATCAGATGCACCGTAAGGGCAGACCTCCTCCGCCTCGTCCAAAGATCAGTGCCACTTATGGGCATCCACAGCTCAAAGCAGTAGTGCTGAAGACCATGATCAGGAAACCCAAGAAGCCCAACTCTGCCAACCGCAAGTGTGCACGAGTCCGTCTGTCCAATGGTCAAGAAGCTGTGGCGTACATCCCTGGGGAAGGGCATAACCTCCAGGAGCACAATGTGGTGCTGATACAAGGAGGGAGAACACAGGACTTACCAGGGGTCAAAATCACTGTGGTCAGGGGCAAATATGACTGCGCACATGTCGTCAAGAAGAAACAGTAA